In Zingiber officinale cultivar Zhangliang chromosome 3A, Zo_v1.1, whole genome shotgun sequence, the DNA window GTGTTATCCATAATGGCATGACAATTCTAATTTTGGCTGCTATAGCATAATTCTTGGTTACTTTTGTccaattttaaatgagaagtcaagtttgatagatatttttttcttctcaaaAGATAAATTTGGGATATTTATTACAGATGTTATTCTATGAGGTAGCTATTATTGGctgattaatttaattatgttCTTTAACTGCACTCTTTGTTTTGAATGTTTTCTAGTTAACAGAATAGCACATGTTTCCTTTTACTGTGATAGTATGTGTTAACTGGTATAACCAGAGCTGTCACCtcttctcttttttgtttgttttttgggGCATGCAGTACTCCTATGATCTCCTCTTACAGTACCTTCAAAAGACACAATCTTTTTCAATCCTTGGGATAGTCAATGAACGCATCAATTTTGAAGGTACTAGTTCTCTTCAGTAGCAAGACACTGAACATTAATTTGAATAGTCATGCTAGGAAATATAGGCAATTTTTTCATGGATGATAAATTGATGCATTCTTATATTGTAAAATTTCTGACTAGGTGTCTTGAATTGTAATTTTTCAGTTTCACCAGGACAGCCAATCTCAATTTCTGATGATGCAGAAGTGGTCGCTCTAGTTGGAAGTAGTCATGATCTTGCTAAACACATAAACCAGAAGGAAGTACGCTGGGGGGTGAGTTCCAGCGGCCAGATGTTAATCTGTTTCTATTTTGTAATCATTATATATAGATATGTACAATATATGTGTATATATGTATGCACTGTCAGTTGGAAACCACCCCATTTATAATTATATGCCTGTACTCAGTCCATAGCTTTGGTCCTCTGGATTCCCATTTGTAAATATTTCATGAACCCGAtgaagattaaataatttagttagtTCTATAGTTTATATTTGATTGCTTTGATCACCATGTTGCCTCTTTGCATTTGATCCATTGTGATTAACATGAATTATCAGCCTACAATTATTTAAATGGAACACGATTCTGATTTTTGCTTGATGTTGAAATAGCACCCTTTATGAAATTACAagtcatatttattttttatcttcTTTTTATAGGGTAGAGATAAATGCATTATGACTAGAGTTAGTGTTTCATCCTATTTTTTATTCTAGCAAAGGGAAGGTATGATTGTCGATCAATTCAATGTGGCTAGGTCTGGTGAAAGTTGGTGTAGATGCAGGTGATGGTAAGAAGCACAAGAATAGATTGTGTCAGTGAGGTGGATTTTTaggaatttcattttttttatggaCCTACCAAATCAATTCAGTCGAGATAAGTTTTCATCTTTAGTGATACTTTTGATGAATTATCACAGACTAATTGTTTGGTTCTTTGCTAAGTTTGCTCTATATCTCAATCTAGCTTAAATAACCATATACAATATACTGCAAAATGGCAACATCTGGAGTTTATATTCTTTAATGGTATCATCGATATTTTTCTCTCTTTGGTTGTTGGATTAATGCAATCCTTTTATATGTTGCATCATCAATGTTTATGCATTCATAACAAACCCAAGATGCTTTGGTTGCTCAGTTGCATTACACAAATCTTTCTAATAGGTAGTTGCTGCAGTTACTTGAAGATTCTGTTGAAGAACGCCTGGAGAAGGGAAATTCAGATTCTGAAAAGGCTGAGGATGAAAACAAGGAGATTGAACCAGAAGAGAACAAGGCAAGTATTTAAATTTCTTTGTACCATGATTTAGTGCCTACATGGAGCTACACTAGAATTTATGATGCACATGTATACTCAATTTGCATCACTTTGGTAAAAGGATCCTTGAATTATATAGTATTAAATTCATTATGAATTAGTCATAATGGTTACACTTGCACTATCACATCATTATTTTCCTTGATGCCTTTCTTGTGAATGTGATTCTAAAATGTTGACATGGACCTGTTTGTAGTGATCAGCACTACCACCTTCTCAaatgatctttatttttttttcatgcatTTCAAGGAAAGGAGCTTAAGATTCACCGaaaattatatcatcatttaATGCATTTGACCTATAAGATAACGTGGCTATCAAATTGTAGTTATATGGAAGTTATTAGTCTACACACTACATATGAATTTCTTTGGAAAAGAGATCTTTTGACTATCAATATGGAATCACCGACTTTTAATGGCATCGCACCATTGCATAATTTTCTCCTAAATGTCTTCATGGGAGCTCTAAAACTTGGATCAACCTTGAATTTTCTCATAGATATTAGTTACTAAATTATTGCTTTTTTAGTTaccatgattttttttaaaactttggtATGAACACATAGTCCTCTGCAACAACGTGAGAATGTATCTTCAATATTTTCTTTTAACAGAAAAGGTCTGCTGGCGGAGGAAAGCAAACTGCTCCTTCAAAAAAGTCAAAAAAGGACAAGCTTGTTGCTGCTACAGGGAAAAATGTTCGCTCAGAAACAAGCACTGTTGCTGTGGCTCCACGTGTAAAACCAGAGCTTACACTACCCGTAATGTATTAACATATTGCTTTATGTTCTTATTTTTCCTCACTTTTTATGTTCATTCATCCTAGTTCTTATTATGTATATCTTTCTTTCATTACTTAATACACTAAATACcgtgtttatttatttaaattactcACCAAAGCTTATGAGCATGAcataatggtaaagttgttgccgtgTGACCTAGAGGTCACGGTTTTGAGTCTCGGAAATAACCTCTTgtaaagcagggtaaggctgcataCACCCTTCTCCGGGACCCTGCATTGACAGAAGATTCGTGCACTGGGTTGCCTTTTACTTTCCAAAGCTTACAAGCTTTCCATTGTTTGGAGGTTTAATTTCTGTATGTTACCTGTCTAGATATATATAATGTAATATGTTCATACTTCAAAGAGGGAGAATCTTAGTGGAAAATCATCAACTGCTAGGTACATAATTCATTATGTTTGAAGTATCAAATGTAATATGATAGCCAAAAACATTGATATTTCTCCAAGATTTTTCACAGTTCTAGTGTTAGTAAGTTATATTAATCTTTTATGGAGTCTTGTTTAATTGTTTGGACAAACAGTAGCTTATAAAACAAATATcaatatttgcagtttattgttcttaaagattttgtttatttattattccAGGCCCATGGAAGTAGAAAAAATGATTATTAACGATCTACGGAATCGTGTGCAATTGAGTAGCATGGCACTGCCATCTGTATGCTTCTATACTTTCATCAACTCACACAATGGGTAATGGACTTCCATTGTGCTTTTACAATTAAATGTTTTCAGAAAGGTTGCCTGTGATTGTAACTGATTTAGTTTGGATGTTTGCCAGATTAAATTGTTCAGCTATATCTCAAGATGGATCTTTTGTGGTTGGCGGGTTTTCTGATTCATCTCTAAAGGTTGTTTTTATGGTTAACTACTGGGAAagttttcattattatttttattttactataGCAAAATATAATTGTAAATTAATAAATACTCTACTATAGTAACTAGGATTTGATCTCTGCAGGTCTGGGACATGTCTAAGATTGGCCAATCAGCAACACTTGTGAGTACTGCTTAAAATGTTCATTAGATAATTTATATTATCTTTCTATTTTCCTACTTTTGTGCATGGACATGTAtattatataataatttgaaTCTCGCAATGATGAGCCAAATGTCCATGTAAATACTTCGTTGATTTATGTTACTTATTTGCAATGATTTATCAGCACATTCTGTTCTCTAACGTGCATCAATGATCTTGTTGACATAGACTAAGCCTCAGATCACCTTTTAACGTAGATCATAACTAGCTTTTACCTGCTTTAACTTCCAATATCCAAAGTTTCAACTGAGGTCCAACCAGACCTCCAACGATGCTGCAGCCGTCCTCACCGGATCCTCCAACTTTTTGTGCCTAGGCTACAGTTTTGCCAAAGGACCTACTAGGGTAGCCAACCAAGGAAGGAACAAAGTGAGAAAACGAAAAGCACATTAGTGCTGATTGCAATTGCAGGAATATGTTGAGTTTGTTTTGTTTTGGTTGTGGAAAGTCAAAAGTACACCCACATTTGTTTTTTTCTACTAACTTTAAATGGGGTGTATAACTGTTTATAACATTAATTAATTTAGTGAATATATATAGCCAATATTTTTTGTTATCTTTGAAATCTTATATCTGCCCTCACGGGTGTGCTTCTAGAATTAACAATAGCCTTTTTTTCTCTCTTTAAATTCCTACTAAGCAGCTGCATCTTgttctttaatatatatatttttggttatGCAAAATGTATCTGttatttaaaaattgagagtTTATCCCTTGCATGCTTGTCTTGTTACAACAAGGCTGACTATTATTTGTCTGGATgttttatatttgatatgtatgtttagaagTTATAATTTATTGGTAAgttctatattttttttcagGGAGAAGATCAGTCCACGTTTAATGAGCATCTAGTGGGAACTGAGGAGGGCAAAAGTTCTTGTACAGTATTTCATGGTCACTCTGGTCCTATCTATTCAGCCACCTTCAGTCCTCTTGGTGATTTTCTGCTGTCTTCATCATCAGATTCTACAAGTAAGCTTAGTTTTGAAATCACACAATTTTTGCCATATAGGTTGTCTACATTTAAACATTTTGTTctgcttttgtttctttttagttCGATTATGGAGCCCCAAGTTGAATGCAAATCTTGTCTGTTACAAAGGGCACAATTACCCTGTATGGGATGTGCAGGTAATATTAAGTCCTGTTATTCTCTTATGTTTGTGAACTCTTTTTGCCAAGTAAAAGATAGATTCAATCATTTTCAAGAGCTCTGTCCATTTTGAGAGTTATATCTCAAGAGTTTTTGCATCGCATATCATAAATATGCACATTAAACAAGGAAGACCAAAgaagacttggttagtaataatcaaattagataaaatttatttaaatatagatgaggaTCCATATATCTtaccccacttagtgggataaggcttaatTGTTGTTATTGTACATGCATCTTCCACTTATGTTTCCTGAAATCAATCGCCTTCAGGAGCTTTATCCATGTTGACAGTTATATACAAAGAGTTTCTATATTGCATGGATTTGATTTCAGTGTAGAATATAAAGAATCAGATTAAGTGGCTGTTGCAACTATATGGATTTTAAGCAACAGATGTAATCTATTATTTGGCATTGTATTTAAATTCTCATGAATCAAAGTCCCATTTAAAGATTGGTAGGGAAATTCTACACATCAAGaaatttatctttaattaattataattataggaTATTCATTAAAACTCTCTTTATTCTGGTTTTGACTTCTCTACCAAGTACTGAAGGTGAATTTGTGTGACCTATAGGTGGAAAATGAGCTGAGCTGCTTGCAACTCAGCCAGACCTATCCCACAGTCAAAATTCATCAATTTGACCAAAACACTCAAAATAAAAGCTAACTAGTTGAGAAGCTATTTTGGTCAAATTAATTATCAGTCTGacctaaaaagttttaaaagatttaaatgtTCTATCAAATTATtcctattttaaaaataaaatattctagaatattgttttttttaaaaaaaattctattatattttaaatttaatttaataattcttTAAGCCGACACAGGCACTGTGCTGTGCTCGGGCCAGACTAGGTGGGACAAACCCCATATCAGGCTTTTGGTACAACATTGAAAAAACTGGGCCAAACAGGTCTGTGTCATTCCCATTCCAAGTACGGCCTATTGACACCTCTAGTGTGAGCAACAGAAAATCACATGATTGCTCATTTATTGACCAATGACCTTTACTCAGGTAGTATAACTTTATTTATTGGTATTGTTGAACACTATGATCTTTGATTTTCTTTAATACATGATTCAGCATAACAATCATTTATTTGGAACTAGGAAGGCTTAGCTTTTATGACAACTCATCCTCACCTCTTAGATTTTCAGTGCGGCAAGTCATTGCACTGGCTATTTTTTGCATCATGGACATCATGGTTACTATTTCAGTTTTTCTCCCATGGGGATAGTGTATACTTGCTGGGATAAATGCTATTTTTCTATTTCGTTCTTGTATACTAAATTTCCTTGTATAGAAAGTTGATAGTGTTTTGCTATTATACGCTGCAGTTTAGTCCTTTTGGCCATTATTTCGCTAGTTCTTCACATGATCGGACAGCTAGAATTTGGTCAATGGACAGAATACAACCTCTGAGGATAATGGCTGGACATCTTTCTGATGTCGATGTAAGTACGTTATAATTATCTTTACTTATAAGTTGGATGCCCTCATCTTGGTTCCTAGATTCTGTTATATTATCATATGAAATagttatattttttttccatCCAGCAATCCAATAACTTGGTACAACAACTGTTTGTGCACAGATCACTTGAATTTGAAGtgtttcaatcaaaaatattgtgaTCAAAAGTTATTCTAGAAAATCTCCTcctaattcttgttttaatttttCACTTTTCTCCTTTTAGTTTTCTTATACTATATTGATATATCATTGAAATTGTCTTGAAATTTTACTAATCCATTTTCCACATAGAGGTGTCAATTGGGTCGATCATGTGGCCTAGTCTAACACAGCACAgtttggatgcatatgattggtGGTGTTAGGCCCACTCCTAAGCAGTGTTGTGTCAGACTTGACATGACATTGGATCAAGCTCAACATGGCTCGTAGGTTGAATCTATCTTGGCATATTTTTCTacaataatattaatattgatttttaatattaaaatttctaataatattcagtaaaaaatatcatttttaatattattgactattttttttagatattttagttttttttaaaataaatattaaaaatgagCCAGGTGGGCTGTGCTGCGTCAATCACGACACAACTCCACTCTGGCTTGGTTCTTGTTGGGTGTCACAACCTGAATTGCCCTTGGTCCCCCTAGCTTGACACAGCTTCTCATGGTGCTAGCCTAGGCCTGAGCATTGCTCATTGACACCACTAATCTCGTCTTAATGTTCATTCACTTATGCCGATGCACAGTGTGCTGTAGTAAAAACTGCCAATTTCTGAAAATTTAAGTTGTCATGACTTCTACTTACTCTACCTTTGTTTGCTTACTCAAAGAAGCCTGCTTCAAATATTGCCTAACACTAACATAGCAAGTTTGGAAGAGCCCCTGGGCATCAACCCAGGTCAACTTTATGGATTCGTCATTCCAGATGAACCAATTTTAACTTCAGCTCATGAAAGAATCTAGTAGATTGCAATGGTCTGTTTACGCCTTGTCTACTAGAGGCTCTTATTGTTAGCAATACTGATACTTCAAAGTCTCATTTTAAGTTGGTTCAAGTTTTTTTTCAACTTGCCACTTCATACTTATTTTACCATTAATAGATCTTTCTATGCAACTTTTTCCATCCTTAGTTTGTTCCGTATCTCCCATATTGTAGTCTATGGTTTTTGAAATTCCCTTATTAGGCGGACTAATGGATGATGATATGTG includes these proteins:
- the LOC122052680 gene encoding transcription initiation factor TFIID subunit 5, whose protein sequence is MEEEELQKAVLTYLRKKGFTKTELALQEEQQNRLPSHSDLPLSRLENSPGRYKNGYSKLRSWAHCSLDLYKHELLRVLYPVYIHCFMDLVAEGHMQDAREFFQNFREDHELMHLRDLQKLEGILSPSHLEEMELARSLRQNKVRIKICEYSYDLLLQYLQKTQSFSILGIVNERINFEVSPGQPISISDDAEVVALVGSSHDLAKHINQKEVRWGLLEDSVEERLEKGNSDSEKAEDENKEIEPEENKKRSAGGGKQTAPSKKSKKDKLVAATGKNVRSETSTVAVAPRVKPELTLPVMPMEVEKMIINDLRNRVQLSSMALPSVCFYTFINSHNGLNCSAISQDGSFVVGGFSDSSLKVWDMSKIGQSATLGEDQSTFNEHLVGTEEGKSSCTVFHGHSGPIYSATFSPLGDFLLSSSSDSTIRLWSPKLNANLVCYKGHNYPVWDVQFSPFGHYFASSSHDRTARIWSMDRIQPLRIMAGHLSDVDCVQWHANCNYIATGSSDKTVRLWDVQTGECARIFIGHRSTILSLAMSPDGRFMASGDEDGAIMIWDLSSSRCISPLMGHNSCVWSLAFSREGSLLASGSADCTLKLWDVTSSVKGQKIEESKTSTTNRLRLLRALPTKSTPVYTLQFSRRNLLLAAGALSKC